One region of Streptomyces capillispiralis genomic DNA includes:
- the fdhD gene encoding formate dehydrogenase accessory sulfurtransferase FdhD, producing the protein MGRVTERRKVLRIRDGAVSSRPDTLVAEEPLEIRLNGKPLAITMRTPGDDFALAAGFLVSEGVLAAASDLRNIVYCAGATADGSNTYNVVDVQTAPGVVIPDITLERNVYTTSSCGLCGKASLDAVRTTARHPIADTPPLRVTPELLASLPDRLRAAQRVFDRTGGLHAAALFDEGGELLDVREDVGRHNAVDKLVGRALQGGNLPLSRTILLVSGRASFELAQKAVMAGIPMLAAVSAPSSLAVDLAAETGLTLVGFLRGSSMNVYAGEDRIALRAAAARG; encoded by the coding sequence ATGGGACGAGTCACGGAACGACGCAAGGTGCTCCGCATCCGGGACGGGGCGGTCTCCAGCCGCCCCGACACACTCGTCGCCGAGGAACCCCTGGAGATCCGGCTGAACGGCAAGCCGCTGGCGATCACCATGCGCACACCGGGCGACGACTTCGCGCTGGCGGCCGGCTTCCTGGTGAGCGAGGGCGTGCTCGCCGCCGCGTCGGACCTGCGGAACATCGTCTACTGCGCCGGGGCCACCGCCGACGGTTCCAACACCTACAACGTGGTGGACGTGCAGACCGCGCCCGGCGTGGTGATCCCGGACATCACGCTCGAACGCAACGTGTACACCACGTCCTCCTGCGGCCTGTGCGGCAAGGCCAGCCTGGACGCGGTCCGCACCACGGCCCGCCACCCCATCGCCGACACTCCCCCGCTGCGCGTGACCCCGGAGCTGCTGGCGAGCCTGCCCGACCGGCTGCGCGCGGCCCAGCGGGTCTTCGACCGCACGGGCGGACTGCACGCGGCGGCCCTGTTCGACGAGGGCGGTGAACTGCTCGACGTCCGGGAGGACGTGGGCCGGCACAACGCGGTCGACAAGCTGGTCGGCCGTGCCCTGCAAGGCGGGAACCTGCCGCTGTCGCGGACGATCCTGCTGGTCTCCGGACGGGCCTCGTTCGAGCTGGCGCAGAAGGCCGTCATGGCCGGGATCCCGATGCTGGCGGCGGTCTCGGCGCCGTCCTCGCTCGCCGTCGACCTGGCGGCGGAGACGGGTCTGACGCTGGTGGGCTTCCTGCGGGGCAGTTCCATGAACGTGTACGCGGGTGAGGACCGCATCGCCCTGCGGGCCGCGGCCGCCCGCGGCTGA
- a CDS encoding MFS transporter small subunit: protein MTGESSQSPPSPGRRGLITFAWLWVGVPLAYGLYELVRKATQLFTG, encoded by the coding sequence ATGACCGGCGAGAGCAGCCAGAGTCCGCCTAGCCCCGGCCGCCGCGGGCTGATCACCTTCGCCTGGCTGTGGGTGGGCGTGCCGCTCGCCTACGGGCTGTACGAGCTCGTGCGCAAGGCGACACAGCTGTTCACCGGCTGA
- a CDS encoding 2-dehydropantoate 2-reductase, with product MKVAVLGAGAIGAYVGAALHRAGADVHLIARGPHLAAMRRYGVRVRSPRGDFTAHPHATDDPAEVGPADYVFLGLKAHSYAACGPLIEPLLHTTTAVVAAQNGIPWWYFHRHGGPYDGRRLESVDPDGAVSAVLAPERAVGCVVYAATELEQPGVVRHVEGTRFSLGEPDRSVSPRCRALSEAMRAGGLKCPVEPDLRNDIWLKLLGNISFNPISALARATMRQMCLHGGTRRVIETMMAETLTVAGALGCEVGVSIERRLAGAEKVGDHRTSTLQDLERGKPLELDVLLAAVVELAEITGVPVPTLRTVHALSDLLALRSAA from the coding sequence ATGAAAGTCGCAGTCCTCGGCGCCGGGGCGATCGGCGCCTACGTCGGTGCCGCGCTCCACCGTGCGGGCGCCGACGTGCATCTCATCGCCCGTGGACCGCATCTGGCGGCCATGAGGCGGTACGGAGTGCGGGTGCGCAGCCCCCGCGGTGACTTCACCGCCCATCCCCACGCCACCGACGACCCGGCCGAAGTGGGCCCGGCCGACTACGTGTTCCTGGGGCTGAAGGCCCACTCGTACGCGGCGTGCGGGCCGCTGATCGAGCCGCTGCTGCACACCACCACGGCCGTGGTGGCCGCCCAGAACGGCATTCCCTGGTGGTACTTCCACCGGCACGGCGGGCCGTACGACGGCCGCCGCCTGGAGAGTGTGGACCCCGACGGCGCGGTCAGTGCGGTGCTCGCGCCCGAACGGGCCGTCGGCTGCGTCGTCTACGCGGCCACCGAACTCGAACAGCCCGGGGTCGTCCGGCACGTGGAGGGCACCCGCTTCTCCCTCGGCGAGCCCGACCGGAGCGTCTCCCCGCGCTGTCGGGCGCTGAGCGAGGCGATGCGGGCGGGCGGCCTGAAGTGCCCGGTCGAGCCGGACCTGCGCAACGACATCTGGCTGAAGCTGCTGGGCAACATCTCCTTCAACCCGATCAGCGCCCTCGCGCGCGCCACCATGCGGCAGATGTGCCTGCACGGCGGCACCCGCCGGGTCATCGAGACCATGATGGCCGAGACCCTGACGGTCGCCGGCGCCCTCGGCTGCGAGGTCGGCGTCTCCATCGAACGCCGGCTCGCGGGCGCCGAGAAGGTCGGCGACCACCGCACCTCCACGCTCCAGGACCTGGAACGCGGCAAGCCGCTCGAACTCGACGTGCTGCTCGCGGCCGTGGTCGAGCTGGCGGAGATCACCGGCGTCCCGGTGCCCACCCTGCGCACCGTGCACGCCCTGTCGGACCTGCTCGCGCTGAGGAGCGCCGCATGA
- a CDS encoding OFA family MFS transporter: protein MSPPVAPPGWSRWLVPPAALSVHLSIGQAYAWSVFKPPLESALGLSGTQSALPFQLGIVMLGLSAAFGGTLVERRGPRWAMTVALVCFSSGFLLSALGAATEQYWLIVFGYGFVGGVGLGIGYISPVSTLIKWFPDRPGMATGIAIMGFGGGALIASPWSARMLDSFGSDSTGIALAFLVHGLTYAVFMLLGVVLVRVPRTDRPVPGAPAAAGGPQVSARSAVRTPQFWLLWIVLTMNVTAGIGILEKAAPMITDFFADTSTPVSATAAAGFVALLSAANMAGRIGWSTTSDLIGRKNIYRVYLGVGALMYALIALLGDSSTPLFVLCALVILSFYGGGFATVPAYLKDLFGTYQVGAIHGRLLTAWSTAGVLGPLIVNWVADRQEEAGRHGPSLYGTSLMIMIGLLVVGFVANELVRPVHPRHHVQSPETPKEAADDRREQPESA from the coding sequence ATGAGTCCCCCCGTCGCACCCCCGGGCTGGAGCCGCTGGCTCGTTCCGCCCGCCGCGCTCTCCGTCCACCTCTCCATCGGCCAGGCGTACGCGTGGAGCGTGTTCAAACCGCCGCTGGAGTCCGCGCTCGGCCTCAGCGGCACCCAGAGCGCGCTGCCCTTCCAGCTCGGCATCGTCATGCTCGGCCTGTCCGCCGCGTTCGGCGGCACCCTCGTCGAACGCCGGGGCCCGCGCTGGGCGATGACCGTCGCCCTGGTCTGCTTCTCCTCCGGCTTCCTGCTCTCCGCGCTGGGCGCGGCCACCGAGCAGTACTGGCTGATCGTGTTCGGCTACGGCTTCGTCGGCGGCGTCGGCCTGGGCATCGGCTACATCTCGCCCGTCTCCACGCTCATCAAGTGGTTCCCGGACCGGCCCGGCATGGCCACCGGCATCGCCATCATGGGCTTCGGCGGCGGCGCGCTGATCGCCTCGCCCTGGTCGGCGCGGATGCTCGACTCCTTCGGCAGCGACAGCACCGGCATCGCGCTCGCCTTCCTGGTGCACGGACTGACGTACGCCGTGTTCATGCTGCTCGGCGTGGTGCTGGTGCGGGTGCCGCGCACCGACCGCCCGGTGCCCGGCGCGCCCGCCGCGGCCGGCGGACCGCAGGTCTCGGCCCGCTCCGCCGTGCGCACCCCGCAGTTCTGGCTGCTGTGGATCGTGCTCACCATGAACGTCACCGCGGGCATCGGCATCCTGGAGAAGGCCGCCCCGATGATCACCGACTTCTTCGCCGACACCTCCACGCCGGTGTCGGCGACGGCCGCCGCCGGGTTCGTCGCCCTGCTCTCGGCGGCGAACATGGCTGGCCGCATCGGCTGGTCGACCACCTCCGACCTGATCGGCCGCAAGAACATCTACCGCGTCTACCTCGGCGTCGGCGCGCTGATGTACGCGCTCATCGCGCTGCTGGGCGACTCCTCCACACCGCTGTTCGTCCTGTGCGCCCTGGTGATCCTCTCCTTCTACGGCGGCGGCTTCGCCACCGTCCCGGCGTATCTGAAGGACCTCTTCGGCACCTACCAGGTGGGTGCCATCCACGGCCGGCTGCTCACCGCCTGGTCCACGGCCGGCGTGCTCGGCCCGCTGATCGTCAACTGGGTCGCCGACCGGCAGGAGGAGGCCGGCCGGCACGGCCCGTCCCTGTACGGGACGTCACTGATGATCATGATCGGGCTGCTCGTCGTCGGCTTCGTCGCCAACGAACTCGTCCGGCCCGTCCACCCCCGCCACCACGTCCAGAGCCCCGAGACGCCGAAGGAGGCCGCCGATGACCGGCGAGAGCAGCCAGAGTCCGCCTAG
- a CDS encoding 2Fe-2S iron-sulfur cluster-binding protein, whose amino-acid sequence MTVTPLGIPRRLLEFTLDGEPVRAPEGSTILDACRAAGKDIPTLCEGDTLTPKNACRVCVVEVEGSRTLVPACSRRAEPGMRVRTGTERARHSRKVVLELLASSVDLSTTPRVAAWLKEYEAKPDRFGPDAARLNEEPKVDNDLYVRDYDKCILCYKCVDACGDQWQNTFAISVAGRGFDARIAVEHDAPLTDSACVYCGNCIEVCPTGALSFKSEFDMRAAGTWDEARQTETTTVCAYCGVGCNLTLHVQDNEIVKVTSPHDNPVTHGNLCIKGRFGYQHVQNRD is encoded by the coding sequence ATGACCGTGACACCGCTGGGGATTCCCCGACGGCTGCTGGAGTTCACCCTCGACGGGGAGCCGGTCCGCGCGCCCGAGGGGTCGACGATCCTGGACGCCTGCCGGGCCGCGGGCAAGGACATCCCGACGCTGTGCGAGGGCGACACACTGACCCCGAAGAACGCCTGCCGGGTCTGTGTGGTGGAGGTCGAGGGCTCGCGCACCCTCGTGCCCGCCTGCTCGCGCAGGGCGGAGCCGGGCATGCGGGTGCGCACCGGCACCGAGCGGGCCCGGCACAGCCGCAAGGTCGTGCTGGAACTCCTCGCCTCCTCCGTCGACCTGTCGACCACCCCCCGGGTCGCCGCATGGCTCAAGGAGTACGAGGCGAAACCGGACCGCTTCGGCCCGGACGCGGCCCGGCTCAACGAGGAGCCGAAGGTCGACAACGACCTCTACGTGCGCGACTACGACAAGTGCATCCTCTGCTACAAGTGCGTGGACGCCTGCGGCGACCAGTGGCAGAACACCTTCGCGATCTCGGTCGCCGGCCGGGGTTTCGACGCGCGGATCGCGGTCGAGCACGACGCCCCGCTCACCGACTCGGCGTGCGTGTACTGCGGGAACTGCATCGAGGTGTGCCCCACGGGCGCGCTGTCGTTCAAGTCGGAGTTCGACATGCGCGCGGCGGGTACATGGGACGAGGCGCGGCAGACGGAGACGACGACCGTGTGCGCGTACTGCGGAGTGGGCTGCAACCTCACCCTCCATGTGCAGGACAATGAGATCGTGAAGGTCACCTCGCCGCACGACAACCCGGTGACCCACGGCAACCTGTGCATCAAGGGCCGCTTCGGCTACCAGCACGTACAGAACCGGGACTGA
- a CDS encoding beta-ketoacyl-ACP synthase III — translation MIGSRIAAVGHYQPARVLTNEDLAGMVDTSDAWITSRVGIRTRHVAGPDEPVDELAAHAAAKALAAAGRTPAEIDMVLVATSTAIDRSPNMAARVAARLGMPGPAVMDINVVCAGFTHALATADHAVRAGGASRVLVVGADKMTDVTDWTDRSTCVLVGDGAGAAVVEACAPGQEPGIGPVLWGSVPEMGRAVRIEGTPPRFAQEGQSVYRWAATQLPVVARQACEKSGLAPEDLAGVVLHQANLRIIEPLARRIGAVNAVVARDVVESGNTSAASIPLAFSKLVEQGAVSTGQPVLLFGFGGNLSYAGQVVRCP, via the coding sequence ATGATCGGCTCGCGCATCGCCGCCGTCGGCCACTACCAGCCCGCCCGGGTCCTCACCAACGAGGACCTGGCGGGCATGGTCGACACCAGCGACGCGTGGATCACCAGCCGGGTGGGCATCCGCACCCGGCACGTCGCCGGCCCCGACGAGCCGGTCGACGAGCTGGCCGCGCACGCCGCCGCCAAGGCGCTGGCGGCGGCCGGCCGGACCCCCGCCGAGATCGACATGGTCCTGGTCGCCACCTCCACCGCGATCGACCGCTCGCCCAACATGGCCGCCCGGGTCGCGGCCCGCCTCGGCATGCCGGGGCCCGCCGTCATGGACATCAACGTGGTGTGCGCCGGCTTCACCCACGCCCTCGCCACCGCCGACCACGCCGTCCGGGCCGGCGGCGCGAGCCGGGTGCTGGTCGTCGGCGCCGACAAGATGACCGACGTGACCGACTGGACCGACCGCTCCACCTGCGTGCTCGTCGGGGACGGGGCGGGCGCCGCCGTGGTGGAGGCCTGTGCGCCGGGCCAGGAGCCGGGCATCGGCCCGGTGCTGTGGGGCTCGGTGCCCGAGATGGGGCGCGCGGTACGGATCGAGGGCACGCCCCCGCGGTTCGCCCAGGAGGGCCAGAGCGTCTACCGCTGGGCGGCCACCCAGCTGCCCGTCGTCGCCCGCCAGGCCTGCGAGAAGTCCGGGCTGGCGCCGGAGGACCTGGCCGGCGTGGTGCTGCACCAGGCCAACCTGCGGATCATCGAACCCCTCGCGCGCCGGATCGGCGCCGTCAACGCCGTCGTCGCCCGCGATGTCGTCGAGTCCGGGAACACCTCGGCCGCCAGCATCCCGCTGGCCTTCTCCAAGCTCGTCGAACAGGGCGCGGTGTCGACCGGGCAGCCGGTGCTGCTCTTCGGCTTCGGTGGGAACCTGTCGTACGCGGGACAGGTCGTGCGCTGCCCCTGA
- a CDS encoding molybdopterin oxidoreductase family protein produces MSEREPNRPGPERRDRRQPNPNPRDRSPKTYTRLTHPLVRDTRDAPFRRATWDEALDRAARGFRAARGAFGMFSCARATNEMNYVAQKFARVVMGTHNVDSCNRTCHAPSVAGLSAAFGSGGGTSSYEEIEHTDVIVMWGSNARFAHPIFFQHVLRGIRNGARMYAVDPRRTSTAEWAESWLGLNVGTDIPMAHAIGREIIHAGLVDEAFVRRATTGFDAYKALVEPWTLSLAEKVTGVPAAAIRELAHAYARVERAQLCWTLGITEHHNGTDNVRALINLSLLTGHVGRYGSGLQPLRGQNNVQGGGDMGAIPNRLPGFQDILDAGTRAKFESAWDTVIQPRYGLNLTEMFEAMEDGSLRAVYCIGENPAQSEADSEQAVRRLRQLDFLVVQDIFLTKTAALADVVLPATAGWAETEGTTTNSERRVQRVRRAVVPPGEAREDIDILCDLAVRLGHDWKYADAEAVWNELRSLSPDHHGMTYERLEEHQGIQWPCPRTDALEPPYLHGRLWDPDPAARGRPAPFGIVRHDPPVDLTDEEYPIRLTTGRRLDSYNTGVQSGGYASPLRRGESVELSPEDAERYGVVVGERVRVTSRRGSVLAPVWVDTALRPGLAFMTFHFPDEVDTNRLTIEANCPIAGTAEFKASAIRIDKLPAPTHVR; encoded by the coding sequence ATGAGCGAACGCGAACCGAACCGACCCGGCCCGGAACGACGGGACCGGAGGCAACCGAACCCGAACCCACGCGACCGGAGCCCGAAGACCTACACCCGCCTCACCCACCCGCTCGTCCGGGACACGCGCGACGCGCCGTTCCGCCGGGCGACGTGGGACGAGGCCCTGGACCGTGCCGCCCGGGGATTCCGGGCGGCGCGGGGCGCGTTCGGCATGTTCTCCTGCGCCCGCGCCACCAACGAGATGAACTACGTGGCGCAGAAGTTCGCCCGGGTCGTCATGGGCACCCACAACGTCGACTCCTGCAACCGCACCTGCCACGCCCCGTCCGTGGCGGGTCTGTCGGCCGCGTTCGGCTCGGGCGGCGGGACGTCGTCATACGAGGAGATCGAGCACACCGACGTCATCGTGATGTGGGGCTCCAACGCCCGCTTCGCCCACCCGATCTTCTTCCAGCACGTGCTGAGGGGGATACGCAACGGGGCCCGGATGTACGCGGTCGACCCACGGCGGACGTCGACGGCCGAGTGGGCGGAGAGCTGGCTGGGCCTGAACGTCGGCACCGACATCCCGATGGCGCACGCGATCGGCCGCGAGATCATCCACGCGGGCCTGGTCGACGAGGCGTTCGTGCGGCGGGCGACCACCGGCTTCGACGCGTACAAGGCGCTGGTCGAACCGTGGACGCTGTCCCTGGCCGAGAAGGTGACGGGCGTACCCGCCGCCGCCATACGGGAGTTGGCGCACGCCTACGCCCGCGTCGAACGCGCCCAGCTCTGCTGGACCCTCGGCATCACCGAGCACCACAACGGCACCGACAACGTCCGGGCCCTGATCAACCTCTCCCTGCTCACCGGCCACGTCGGCCGCTACGGCTCGGGGCTCCAGCCGCTGCGCGGCCAGAACAACGTGCAGGGCGGCGGCGACATGGGCGCCATCCCCAACCGCCTCCCCGGCTTCCAGGACATCCTCGACGCCGGCACCCGGGCGAAGTTCGAGTCCGCCTGGGACACCGTCATCCAGCCGCGCTACGGGCTGAACCTGACGGAGATGTTCGAGGCGATGGAGGACGGCTCGCTGCGGGCGGTGTACTGCATCGGCGAGAACCCGGCCCAGTCGGAGGCGGACAGCGAACAGGCCGTACGACGGCTGCGGCAGCTGGACTTCCTGGTGGTGCAGGACATCTTCCTGACGAAGACCGCCGCACTCGCCGACGTCGTCCTGCCCGCGACCGCCGGCTGGGCGGAGACCGAGGGCACCACCACCAACAGCGAGCGGCGGGTGCAGCGGGTCCGCCGGGCCGTGGTCCCGCCCGGTGAGGCGCGCGAGGACATCGACATCCTCTGCGACCTCGCCGTCCGCCTCGGCCACGACTGGAAGTACGCCGACGCCGAGGCCGTCTGGAACGAGCTGCGCTCGCTCTCCCCCGACCACCACGGCATGACGTACGAGCGCCTGGAGGAGCACCAGGGCATCCAGTGGCCCTGCCCCCGCACGGACGCGCTCGAACCGCCGTACCTGCACGGCCGGTTGTGGGACCCGGACCCGGCGGCGCGCGGCCGGCCCGCGCCGTTCGGCATCGTGCGGCACGACCCGCCGGTGGACCTCACCGACGAGGAGTACCCGATCCGGCTGACCACGGGCCGGCGCCTCGACTCCTACAACACCGGTGTGCAGAGCGGTGGTTACGCCTCGCCGCTGCGCCGGGGCGAGTCCGTCGAGCTGAGCCCGGAGGACGCCGAGCGGTACGGCGTCGTGGTCGGCGAGCGGGTGCGGGTGACCTCGCGGCGCGGGTCGGTGCTGGCGCCGGTGTGGGTCGACACCGCGCTACGGCCGGGGCTCGCGTTCATGACGTTCCACTTTCCCGACGAGGTGGACACCAACCGGCTGACGATCGAGGCGAACTGCCCGATCGCGGGGACGGCGGAGTTCAAGGCGTCGGCGATCCGGATCGACAAGCTCCCGGCTCCGACACACGTGAGGTGA
- a CDS encoding NADH-ubiquinone oxidoreductase-F iron-sulfur binding region domain-containing protein — protein sequence MDLHFGDSKPTDEERAAVDALLGPPESSWEGADRSDADLRWARGGRAARDRRDLLLPGLHALNDRVGWISEGALDYLCRRLTVPPAEAYGVATFYAMFSVRPRPATVLHVCTDLACTAAGAAGLCAGVEARLGPGSGVQVERGPCLGLCERAPAALVIRAGEDPAGPAPGNPGGKVPTGPAHGDQAGGNAAGKDPARPAFAGEAVPAGGVPGGSAPGAGSGAGDTAPGAGSRARDTTPGVGSRARDTTPGVGSRARDTTPGVGSRARDTTPGWRRDIPRATAVVAPATPDATVAAATAPENAPAEPPPAAAVPQAGDPALTLLRRVGTTDPASLDDYRANGGYAALRRAFALGPAGVIREVTDSGLLGRGGAAFPTGRKWQATASQPDHPHYLVCNADESEPGTFKDRVLMEGDPYALVEAMTIAAYATGAHRGYLYLRGEYPRALHRMEHAIGRARARGLLGDDILGQGHSFDIEIRRGAGAYICGEETALFNSIEGHRGEPRSKPPFPVEKGLFGKPTVENNVETLVNVLPVLTMGAPAYAAIGTERSTGPKLFCVSGSVARPGVYELPFGATLGELLTLAGVRDNLRAVLLGGAAGGFVRPDELDIPLTFEGTREAGTTLGSGVVMAFDDTVPLPRLLLRIAEFFRDESCGQCVPCRVGTVRQEEALHRIVERTGADAAGDVALLREVGRAMRDASICGLGQTAWNAVESAIDRLGAYE from the coding sequence GTGGACCTGCACTTCGGTGACAGCAAGCCCACCGACGAGGAACGGGCGGCGGTCGACGCGCTGCTCGGGCCGCCCGAGTCCTCCTGGGAAGGCGCCGACCGCTCCGACGCGGACCTCAGGTGGGCCCGCGGCGGCCGGGCGGCCCGCGACCGCCGCGACCTGCTGCTGCCGGGGCTGCACGCCCTCAACGACCGGGTCGGCTGGATCAGCGAGGGCGCCCTGGACTACCTGTGCCGCCGGCTGACGGTGCCCCCGGCGGAGGCGTACGGCGTCGCCACGTTCTACGCGATGTTCTCGGTCCGCCCCCGCCCCGCGACCGTCCTGCACGTCTGCACCGACCTGGCGTGCACGGCGGCCGGGGCGGCCGGGCTGTGCGCGGGCGTCGAGGCACGCCTGGGCCCGGGCAGCGGCGTACAGGTCGAACGCGGCCCCTGCCTGGGCCTGTGCGAACGGGCACCGGCGGCCCTGGTGATCCGGGCCGGGGAGGATCCGGCCGGCCCGGCGCCCGGGAACCCGGGCGGAAAGGTGCCGACCGGCCCGGCTCACGGGGATCAGGCCGGGGGGAATGCGGCCGGGAAGGATCCGGCCCGTCCGGCGTTCGCGGGGGAGGCCGTTCCGGCCGGAGGGGTGCCTGGCGGCTCGGCCCCCGGGGCCGGAAGCGGGGCCGGGGACACGGCCCCCGGGGCCGGAAGCAGGGCCAGGGACACGACTCCCGGCGTCGGAAGCAGGGCCAGGGACACGACTCCCGGCGTCGGAAGCAGGGCCAGGGACACGACTCCCGGCGTCGGAAGCAGGGCCAGGGACACGACTCCCGGGTGGCGGCGGGACATCCCACGCGCCACCGCCGTCGTCGCCCCCGCCACCCCCGACGCCACCGTCGCAGCGGCCACCGCCCCCGAGAACGCCCCCGCCGAACCCCCGCCCGCCGCGGCCGTCCCCCAGGCCGGCGATCCCGCCCTCACGCTGCTCCGCCGCGTCGGCACCACCGACCCCGCCTCCCTCGACGACTACCGGGCGAACGGCGGCTACGCCGCCCTGCGCCGCGCCTTCGCCCTCGGCCCCGCCGGCGTGATCCGCGAGGTCACCGACTCCGGGCTGCTCGGGCGCGGCGGCGCCGCCTTCCCCACCGGCCGCAAGTGGCAGGCCACCGCCTCCCAGCCGGACCACCCGCACTACCTCGTCTGCAACGCCGACGAGTCCGAACCGGGCACCTTCAAGGACCGCGTCCTCATGGAGGGCGACCCGTACGCCCTGGTCGAGGCGATGACCATCGCGGCGTACGCGACCGGCGCCCACCGGGGCTACCTGTACCTGCGCGGTGAATACCCGAGGGCCCTGCACCGCATGGAGCACGCCATCGGCCGGGCCCGCGCCCGGGGTCTGCTCGGCGACGACATCCTCGGCCAGGGCCACTCCTTCGACATCGAGATCCGGCGCGGCGCGGGCGCCTACATCTGCGGCGAGGAGACGGCCCTGTTCAACTCCATCGAGGGCCACCGGGGCGAGCCGCGCTCCAAGCCCCCCTTCCCGGTGGAGAAGGGCCTGTTCGGCAAGCCGACGGTCGAGAACAACGTGGAGACCCTCGTCAACGTCCTGCCGGTCCTCACCATGGGCGCCCCGGCCTACGCGGCGATCGGCACCGAGAGGTCCACCGGGCCGAAGCTGTTCTGCGTCTCCGGCAGCGTGGCCCGCCCCGGCGTCTACGAACTCCCCTTCGGCGCGACACTGGGCGAACTCCTCACCCTCGCCGGTGTGCGGGACAACCTGCGGGCGGTCCTCCTCGGCGGCGCCGCCGGCGGCTTCGTACGCCCGGACGAGCTGGACATCCCGCTCACCTTCGAAGGCACCCGGGAGGCGGGCACCACCCTCGGTTCCGGGGTCGTCATGGCCTTCGACGACACCGTCCCGCTGCCCCGCCTCCTGCTGCGCATCGCCGAGTTCTTCCGCGACGAGTCGTGCGGCCAGTGCGTGCCCTGCCGGGTGGGCACCGTGCGCCAGGAGGAGGCGCTGCACCGGATCGTGGAGCGCACCGGCGCCGACGCCGCCGGGGACGTCGCCCTGCTGCGCGAGGTCGGCCGCGCGATGCGGGACGCCTCGATCTGCGGTCTCGGACAGACCGCGTGGAACGCCGTGGAATCCGCCATCGACCGTCTGGGGGCGTACGAATGA
- a CDS encoding GntR family transcriptional regulator — protein sequence MLSAGLPQGAVPRLERPGPLRDRVYEALLELITTRALQPGQHLVESELAGHLGVSRQPVREALQRLNTEGWVDLRPAQGAFVHEPTEEEADQLLTVRTLLEAEAARLAARHADSAGIEVLEAILAEGLKAVDADDVDAAVALNARFHAKIMELAGNAVLAELAAQVDRRVRWYYTPVARQRGAQSWVEHREMIAAITARDEQLATGLMREHTEHTRRSYHARSKS from the coding sequence ATGTTGTCGGCAGGACTGCCCCAGGGGGCGGTGCCCAGGCTCGAACGGCCCGGCCCGCTGCGCGACCGTGTCTACGAGGCACTGCTCGAACTCATCACCACCCGCGCCCTCCAGCCGGGCCAGCACCTGGTCGAGAGCGAGCTCGCCGGGCACCTCGGCGTCTCCCGCCAGCCGGTGCGCGAGGCGCTGCAGCGGCTCAACACCGAGGGGTGGGTCGATCTGCGGCCCGCGCAGGGCGCGTTCGTGCACGAGCCCACGGAGGAGGAGGCCGACCAGCTCCTCACCGTCCGCACGCTGCTGGAGGCCGAGGCGGCCCGGCTCGCCGCGAGGCACGCCGACAGCGCGGGCATCGAGGTGCTGGAGGCGATCCTCGCCGAGGGCCTGAAGGCCGTCGACGCCGACGACGTGGACGCCGCCGTCGCCCTCAACGCCCGCTTCCACGCCAAGATCATGGAGCTCGCCGGCAACGCCGTGCTGGCGGAGCTAGCCGCCCAGGTCGACCGGCGCGTGCGCTGGTACTACACGCCGGTCGCCCGCCAGCGCGGGGCGCAGTCCTGGGTGGAGCACCGCGAGATGATCGCCGCCATCACCGCCCGCGACGAGCAGCTGGCGACCGGGCTCATGCGCGAACACACCGAACACACCCGCCGCTCGTACCACGCGCGCTCGAAGTCCTGA